TACACAATAAATggttaacaataataataagcaGAAGTATCAAATCCGAAAATTGAactcaataataaaaaaatcatcagatggtttctaaaatttataaatagttaattttattaaaaatgggTATCAccaattattatattatatgatgaattaaattaaaaatatatcttaaaGTGCGGAGTCATTATCAATAtcctattaatttattgtggcTACAATGTTTGTTGGTCCAATGATAAATTTATGGTTGCTTTCTGTGTCGCGGATATAAAGACTGGGCAAAAAGAAAGTGCAAAGCTTTCTTTGTCAAAgttcattatttttacttgtttgtctttaatatattatctttcaCCTcaacgaaaaaaaaaaaagtttctaaattaaacttaaaacAATGTTTGTTGCTCCaatcaatttctttaattttaaattaatttttatatgaatagctcatttattacatattacactaaatatttacaaataatttattaaaaaatcatttataaataatggATACCCTTTTCATCTAAAAAaacaactaattaataaacataatcAAATGCAAATACCctctttgtttaattttttttttatttgcatgaaaaaaaagaaagaaagaaagaaaggatacAACTCGAATTTAGGgtattatttaaatacaaaaataccTTAAAAGCATCTCATAACTATAAAGTGGCTCACTTGGTGTTTTCTTCTGCAAGCCTAGACTGTCTAGTGGCAACAAACTTGGCTACAAGTTTGTCTCGAGGCGGCCAGTTTTCTTGAATGATTGGGACACTTGCAAATGCTTGCTTCCATTCTGATAAAAGTGGGAATTTTTCTTGGTCAATGATTTTAAGACCAATTATCTCCTCAAATACACTGTTGTAATGAGCAAGCCACCCCAGTGCAAGATCCACTACTCCAATATTGTCTCCACCAAagaatttctttccttttagtTCTTCTTCTAAGCACTGTAAATTCTCTGTTGCTGAAGCTAATCCTTCTTCTAGTTCCTTTCCTTGCTTCAAGAAGGTGCCATAGAATATTGATTGTAAGACCTGTGTTAGGAAGAAAGTTAACTATAAGCTTTAATATGTTCAATTCATTTGATCTTGGtggaaaagaaaggaaatctTAAAGGAATAGTTAAGGGAGAGTGACCACTATTCGCTCTACTCATTTTTATAAAGCAAAGAACCCATAAAACATAgaaaaaaaatgctaaattttccaaacaaaataaaaacttaaacaATGATTCAGTAATCCATACCTTGTCATCACCAAACTTAGCCCAGAATCGAGCCCTGGCTCGCTCATGAGGATCTTGAGGCAACAATGGATATTGTTTCCATGTCTCATCCATATATTCAAGAATGACTAATGATTCAGAAATGGCTTTACCATTGTGCACAAGCACAGGAACTTTCTTGTGGACAGGATTGTATTGCACTAGTAAAGGGCTCTTGCTGGAGAGGTCTTCATATATTGTTTCGTACTCAATTCCCTTCAATTTTAGTGCCCAAATGACTCTCAAAGCAAATGGACTTGACCATGTCCTAAAGATCTTCACTTCTTCTGCcatttttgaagtgttttgaTCTCTGCAATCATTCTACTCACACTCACTgccatttatatatatatacatattattcTTGAGTCCAACTTTTAGTTTATCCTTGCtactttttctaattctttaattaaaatttcatttctctccctcttctttctttctttctttttgttttcaattagAAGCATGCATGATTTATTTTGGTGCAATTATCAAAGGATAAAAGTTCAAGGactatttcataaatataccatcaCTTATTCAACATCAGAATGCGCAAGAGGTGACGTATAAACGGTCTTAGTTTATA
The nucleotide sequence above comes from Ricinus communis isolate WT05 ecotype wild-type chromosome 6, ASM1957865v1, whole genome shotgun sequence. Encoded proteins:
- the LOC8262580 gene encoding probable glutathione S-transferase, with protein sequence MAEEVKIFRTWSSPFALRVIWALKLKGIEYETIYEDLSSKSPLLVQYNPVHKKVPVLVHNGKAISESLVILEYMDETWKQYPLLPQDPHERARARFWAKFGDDKVLQSIFYGTFLKQGKELEEGLASATENLQCLEEELKGKKFFGGDNIGVVDLALGWLAHYNSVFEEIIGLKIIDQEKFPLLSEWKQAFASVPIIQENWPPRDKLVAKFVATRQSRLAEENTK